In Devosia litorisediminis, one genomic interval encodes:
- a CDS encoding insulinase family protein: MSYHEAFELIRDEHIAEANSQAQLFRHKKTGAEVLSLVNDDENKVFGITFKTPPTDSTGIAHILEHSVLCGSRKYPVKKPFVELIKGSLNTFLNAMTFPDKTAYPVASQNLKDFYNLVDVYLDAVFFPLLTEETFLQEGWHYELEDVDAPLVYKGVVFNEMKGVFSSPDAVMRDLSQRSLYPDVTYGKSSGGDPKAIPELTFEQFKNFHQTYYHPSNTRAFFSGDDDAGERLAILDAYFSQFERAPVDAEVKLQPRFNAPRQIEATYAGTKDDAKARDGMVSVNWMIDPAADRTEALSHGMLSYLLAGNSAAPLRKALNESGLGEGMTGGGIGGGLRQPMASFGMKGIDPADAGKVEALILKTLEEIADTGFAPEQLEAAANTFEFSLRENNTGSYPRGMMYMFNALGTWLHEGDPIAPLAFEEALSALKAKAGQGFFAKEIRRLFLDNMHRTTVSLQADPDQGAREAAKEASILADVRKGFDAKALEDTKAETERLKALQEEVDDPALLAQIPTLTLADLPRQTRTVPIDIGTLADTRLFYHDLPTLGIVYLDMGFDLHVLDKELLPYLPLFGRALLQTGTSKEDFVSLTQRIGRSTGGVAQHRGLSSRQGDAGSAAWFFLSGKAVPDKIDEMLAIMGDVLLDARLDNRERFKQMALEEKAGFEARMIPAGNSIVDTRLKSSLTEASWISEQMGGVSYLMFLRELVARIESDWDSVESALKRMRDTLFNRGRMVVNVTADSALWGRAKGEIEGFLGTLPDAKHEFADWSVDFAPKSEGLIIPVQVNYVGKGANLKALGFELTGASSVALKFLNTTYMWDKIRVQGGAYGGSARFDLTSGNFSFLSYRDPNLLKTLDAYDGAAKALHAAIGANDLTRSIIGVIGDVDGYEFPDAKGYSSMWRQLTGTTDDLRQQRRDEILSTSAADFKAMAEAVDAVRQHGHVVVLGGEAAISKANETRAGLLDVTKVM, encoded by the coding sequence ATGTCCTATCACGAAGCCTTCGAACTGATCCGCGACGAACATATCGCGGAGGCCAATTCGCAGGCGCAGCTGTTCCGCCACAAAAAGACCGGGGCCGAGGTGCTCAGCCTGGTCAATGACGACGAGAACAAGGTGTTTGGCATCACTTTCAAGACGCCGCCGACGGATTCTACCGGCATCGCCCATATTCTGGAGCACTCGGTGCTGTGTGGCAGCCGGAAATATCCGGTCAAGAAGCCGTTCGTGGAGCTGATCAAGGGCTCGCTGAACACGTTTCTGAACGCCATGACGTTTCCGGACAAGACGGCCTATCCAGTGGCCAGCCAGAACCTGAAGGACTTCTACAATCTGGTGGACGTCTATCTGGATGCGGTGTTCTTTCCGCTGCTGACCGAAGAGACCTTCCTGCAGGAAGGCTGGCATTACGAGCTGGAAGATGTCGACGCACCGCTGGTCTATAAGGGCGTGGTGTTCAACGAGATGAAGGGCGTGTTCTCGTCGCCCGATGCGGTGATGCGCGATCTTTCGCAGCGCTCGCTTTACCCCGATGTGACCTATGGCAAAAGCTCGGGCGGGGACCCCAAGGCAATCCCCGAGCTGACGTTCGAGCAGTTCAAGAATTTCCACCAGACCTATTATCACCCGTCCAATACCCGCGCGTTCTTTTCGGGTGATGATGATGCCGGTGAGCGGCTGGCGATTCTGGATGCCTATTTCAGCCAGTTCGAGCGGGCGCCGGTGGATGCGGAGGTCAAGCTGCAGCCGCGGTTCAACGCGCCGCGCCAGATCGAGGCCACCTATGCCGGCACCAAGGACGATGCCAAGGCGCGCGATGGCATGGTTTCAGTCAACTGGATGATCGACCCGGCGGCGGATCGCACCGAAGCGCTCAGCCATGGCATGCTGAGCTATCTGCTGGCGGGCAATTCGGCCGCCCCGCTGCGCAAGGCGCTCAATGAGAGCGGGCTGGGCGAAGGCATGACGGGCGGCGGTATCGGCGGCGGTCTGCGTCAGCCCATGGCCAGCTTTGGCATGAAGGGCATTGACCCGGCCGATGCGGGCAAGGTCGAAGCGCTGATCCTGAAAACGCTCGAAGAGATCGCCGACACCGGGTTCGCGCCCGAGCAGCTGGAAGCGGCGGCCAACACGTTCGAGTTTTCGCTGCGCGAGAACAATACCGGGTCCTATCCACGCGGCATGATGTACATGTTCAACGCGCTGGGGACCTGGCTGCATGAGGGCGATCCGATTGCGCCGCTGGCGTTTGAAGAGGCGTTGAGCGCGCTCAAGGCCAAGGCGGGGCAGGGCTTTTTCGCCAAGGAAATCCGCCGACTGTTTCTGGACAATATGCACCGCACCACGGTGAGCCTGCAGGCCGACCCCGATCAGGGCGCGCGCGAGGCGGCCAAGGAAGCCTCGATTCTGGCCGATGTGCGCAAGGGATTTGATGCCAAGGCGCTGGAAGACACCAAGGCCGAGACCGAACGGCTCAAGGCGTTGCAGGAAGAGGTGGATGATCCCGCGCTATTGGCGCAGATCCCCACGCTGACGCTGGCTGATCTGCCGCGGCAGACACGGACGGTGCCGATCGATATCGGCACGCTGGCGGACACCAGGCTGTTCTACCACGACCTGCCGACACTGGGGATCGTCTATCTCGATATGGGGTTCGATCTGCATGTGCTGGACAAGGAACTGCTGCCCTATCTGCCGCTGTTTGGCCGGGCGCTGCTGCAGACCGGTACCAGCAAGGAGGACTTTGTCAGCCTGACCCAGCGCATTGGTCGCTCGACCGGTGGCGTTGCCCAGCACCGTGGGTTGTCGTCGCGACAGGGCGATGCTGGCAGCGCGGCCTGGTTCTTCCTGTCTGGCAAGGCTGTGCCGGACAAGATCGACGAGATGCTGGCGATCATGGGCGATGTGCTGCTTGATGCACGACTGGATAATCGCGAGCGCTTCAAGCAGATGGCACTCGAGGAAAAGGCGGGCTTTGAAGCGCGCATGATCCCGGCGGGCAATTCGATTGTCGATACGCGGCTGAAGTCGAGCCTTACCGAGGCGAGCTGGATTTCGGAGCAGATGGGTGGCGTGAGCTATCTGATGTTCCTGCGCGAACTGGTGGCGCGGATCGAGAGCGATTGGGACAGCGTGGAGAGCGCGCTCAAGCGTATGCGCGATACGTTGTTCAACCGGGGGCGCATGGTGGTCAATGTGACCGCTGATAGTGCGCTGTGGGGCCGGGCCAAGGGCGAGATCGAGGGTTTCCTTGGGACGCTGCCGGACGCCAAACATGAGTTTGCCGACTGGAGTGTGGATTTTGCGCCCAAGTCCGAAGGGCTGATCATCCCGGTCCAGGTCAATTATGTCGGCAAGGGCGCCAATCTCAAGGCGCTGGGGTTTGAGCTGACGGGGGCGTCCAGCGTGGCGCTGAAGTTTCTCAACACCACTTATATGTGGGACAAAATCCGCGTGCAGGGCGGCGCCTATGGCGGCTCGGCGCGGTTCGACCTGACCTCGGGCAATTTCAGCTTTCTGAGCTATCGCGATCCCAATCTGCTCAAGACGCTGGACGCCTATGATGGGGCGGCCAAGGCGCTACACGCGGCGATTGGCGCCAATGATCTGACACGCTCGATCATCGGGGTGATCGGCGATGTCGATGGCTATGAATTCCCCGACGCCAAGGGCTATTCCTCGATGTGGCGGCAATTGACCGGGACCACGGACGACCTGCGGCAGCAGCGCCGTGACGAAATCCTGTCGACGAGCGCAGCTGACTTCAAGGCGATGGCCGAGGCGGTGGACGCTGTGCGCCAGCATGGTCATGTGGTTGTGCTGGGTGGTGAGGCCGCTATCAGCAAGGCCAATGAAACGCGCGCGGGGCTGCTGGATGTGACCAAGGTGATGTAG
- a CDS encoding ligase-associated DNA damage response exonuclease codes for MAIQILDRHLHIKAIDAYIDPSVPRERAIITHGHADHARSGHGSVLATPDTIAIMKTRYGEDCARRFEPLDFGVPLKIDDVTITLFPAGHILGSAQVLVEQAGQRVVVTGDYKRLAERTAQPYELVKCDLLVTEATFGLPVFQHPPPQTEIARLLKSVRDNPERSHLVGSYALGKAQRVIALLRDAGYDAPIYLHGAMLKLCALYEELGVPLGDLRPALDVPKAELAGQIVIAPPSAIRDRWSRRFPDPVVCQASGWMSVKQRARQALVELPLVISDHCDWGELQQTVRETEAETVWVTHGREDALVYWCQSQGLNAEPLHLQGFEDEGGEDAA; via the coding sequence ATGGCAATCCAGATCCTCGACCGGCACCTGCACATCAAGGCGATAGACGCCTATATCGACCCCAGCGTGCCGCGTGAGCGGGCGATCATTACCCATGGCCATGCGGACCATGCGCGCAGCGGGCATGGCTCGGTGCTGGCGACGCCAGACACGATTGCCATCATGAAGACGCGCTATGGCGAGGACTGCGCACGGCGGTTTGAACCGCTGGATTTCGGCGTGCCGCTGAAGATCGATGATGTGACGATCACGCTGTTCCCGGCCGGGCATATTCTGGGCTCGGCGCAGGTGCTGGTGGAGCAGGCCGGGCAGCGCGTGGTGGTGACGGGCGATTACAAGCGGCTGGCCGAGCGCACGGCGCAACCCTATGAACTGGTCAAATGCGATCTGCTGGTGACCGAGGCGACGTTTGGCCTGCCAGTGTTTCAGCATCCGCCGCCGCAGACCGAGATCGCGCGACTGCTCAAATCGGTGCGGGATAATCCCGAGCGCAGTCATCTGGTCGGCAGCTACGCGCTGGGCAAGGCGCAGCGGGTGATCGCGCTGCTGCGCGACGCGGGTTATGACGCGCCAATATATCTGCATGGCGCCATGCTCAAGCTGTGTGCGCTTTATGAAGAGCTGGGCGTGCCGCTGGGCGATCTGCGCCCGGCGCTGGATGTGCCCAAGGCGGAACTGGCGGGGCAGATCGTGATCGCGCCGCCTTCAGCAATTCGCGACCGCTGGAGTCGGCGGTTTCCCGATCCGGTGGTGTGTCAGGCCTCGGGCTGGATGAGTGTGAAACAGCGGGCGCGGCAGGCGCTGGTGGAATTGCCGCTGGTGATTTCGGACCATTGTGACTGGGGCGAACTGCAGCAGACGGTACGCGAAACCGAGGCCGAGACCGTGTGGGTGACGCATGGGCGCGAGGATGCGCTGGTCTATTGGTGTCAAAGCCAGGGCCTGAACGCCGAGCCCCTGCACCTGCAGGGCTTTGAGGATGAGGGCGGGGAGGACGCGGCATGA
- a CDS encoding cisplatin damage response ATP-dependent DNA ligase has translation MKRFSQLLELLALTSSRTRKLAALTQYFAETPDPDRGYALAVLTGALNFANVKPALLKETVLAEVDPTLFAMSYDYVGDLGETIALIWPHHGGAGELPSLTALIEMFNTTAKRDLPKLIGGLLTQAEINERWALVKLATGGLRVGVSARLAKTALAEMSGVDLQAIEEVWHGLKVPYGPLFEWLEGKTGRPEIDQAARFHPLMLSNPIDEEKDLVKFAPADFAAEWKWDGIRVQLVMGESVSLFSRTGDDIAGAFPDIVENAQGRAVLDGELLVGKDFEPGSFNDLQQRLNKKVASAKHLKDSPAFIRVYDMLFDGEEDVRALPWSARRARLEAWFAANPQTRLDLSAVLPFADWDDLAQQRRQGADEHGHEGVMIKLRQAPYVPGRPKGHWYKWKRDPNIVDAVLMYAQRGHGRRSSFYSDYTFGVWKGNEIVPIGKAYFGFTDEELKLLDKWIRANTLASYGPVREVKKELVFEVAFDSAQESARHKSGVALRFPRISRIRWDKPAGEAATLADMAVFVAAS, from the coding sequence ATGAAGCGGTTTTCCCAATTACTCGAACTACTCGCCCTGACCTCGTCGCGCACCCGCAAGCTGGCGGCGCTGACCCAGTATTTTGCCGAGACGCCGGACCCGGACCGTGGCTATGCGCTGGCAGTGCTGACGGGTGCATTGAACTTCGCCAATGTGAAGCCTGCCCTGCTCAAGGAAACCGTGCTGGCCGAGGTGGACCCGACGCTGTTTGCCATGAGCTATGACTATGTCGGTGATCTGGGTGAGACGATCGCGTTGATCTGGCCGCATCACGGGGGCGCGGGTGAATTGCCATCGCTGACCGCGCTGATCGAGATGTTCAACACTACCGCCAAGCGCGACCTGCCCAAGCTGATTGGCGGGCTGCTGACGCAGGCGGAAATCAATGAGCGCTGGGCGCTGGTGAAGCTGGCGACGGGCGGTTTGCGGGTGGGCGTTTCGGCGCGGCTGGCCAAGACCGCACTGGCGGAAATGAGCGGGGTGGACCTGCAGGCGATTGAAGAAGTCTGGCACGGGCTCAAGGTCCCCTATGGGCCGCTATTTGAGTGGCTTGAGGGTAAGACCGGGCGCCCGGAAATTGATCAGGCAGCGCGGTTTCATCCGCTCATGCTGAGCAATCCGATTGACGAGGAAAAGGATCTGGTCAAGTTCGCGCCGGCCGATTTTGCCGCCGAATGGAAATGGGACGGCATTCGGGTGCAACTGGTGATGGGCGAAAGCGTGTCGCTTTTTTCGCGTACCGGCGACGACATTGCCGGGGCGTTTCCCGATATTGTCGAGAATGCCCAGGGGCGCGCCGTGCTGGATGGTGAATTGCTGGTAGGCAAGGATTTCGAACCCGGCTCGTTCAATGATTTGCAGCAGCGGCTGAACAAGAAGGTCGCCAGCGCCAAGCACCTCAAGGACAGTCCGGCCTTCATCCGGGTCTATGACATGCTGTTTGATGGCGAAGAGGATGTGCGGGCCTTGCCCTGGAGCGCGCGGCGAGCGCGGCTGGAGGCGTGGTTTGCAGCCAATCCCCAGACGCGGCTGGACCTGTCGGCGGTGCTGCCGTTTGCCGATTGGGATGATCTGGCGCAGCAACGGCGACAGGGTGCCGATGAGCATGGCCATGAAGGGGTGATGATCAAGCTGCGGCAGGCGCCATATGTCCCAGGACGGCCCAAGGGGCACTGGTACAAATGGAAGCGCGATCCCAATATTGTCGACGCGGTGCTGATGTATGCCCAGCGCGGGCATGGGCGGCGCAGTTCGTTCTATTCCGACTACACATTCGGGGTCTGGAAGGGCAATGAGATCGTGCCGATCGGCAAGGCTTATTTCGGTTTTACCGATGAGGAACTCAAGCTGCTCGATAAATGGATCCGCGCCAATACGCTGGCCTCATACGGGCCGGTACGCGAGGTGAAAAAGGAGCTGGTGTTCGAAGTGGCGTTCGACAGCGCCCAGGAGAGTGCGCGGCACAAGTCGGGCGTGGCGCTGCGGTTTCCGCGCATCAGCCGGATCCGCTGGGACAAGCCGGCGGGTGAAGCAGCGACGCTGGCGGATATGGCCGTGTTTGTGGCGGCAAGTTAG
- a CDS encoding UvrB/UvrC motif-containing protein, producing the protein MSSRSIHERLVALNKQMADAAEAMDFETATALRNEIARIKGEAPLQQGDPDSVTVGQPPPGSMGLGTQVPVRQPPKGWVKPKKPDSMTRNVKGKR; encoded by the coding sequence ATGTCATCTCGATCAATTCACGAGCGCCTGGTGGCGCTGAACAAGCAGATGGCGGACGCCGCCGAGGCGATGGATTTTGAGACCGCCACAGCGCTGCGCAACGAGATTGCCCGGATCAAGGGCGAGGCGCCGCTGCAGCAAGGCGATCCGGACAGCGTCACGGTTGGTCAGCCCCCGCCGGGATCGATGGGGCTGGGCACGCAGGTGCCGGTGCGTCAGCCGCCCAAGGGCTGGGTGAAACCTAAAAAGCCCGATTCGATGACGCGGAATGTAAAGGGAAAGCGCTAG
- a CDS encoding MerR family DNA-binding protein → MNRPETDNRDLFAIADLAKEFGISTRAIRFYEAKGLLSPERVGATRIFRRRDRARLILILRGKRLGFSLRDISDYLSLYDANRSQQVHLLIDKVDERLASLERQRDDLETTINELREIRRLVDERPAKAG, encoded by the coding sequence GTGAACCGCCCCGAGACTGATAATCGCGACCTGTTCGCCATTGCCGATCTGGCCAAGGAATTTGGCATCTCCACCCGGGCTATCCGCTTCTACGAGGCCAAGGGCCTGCTGTCGCCAGAACGCGTCGGCGCTACGCGCATTTTTCGCCGCCGTGACCGCGCCCGGCTCATCCTGATCCTGCGCGGCAAACGGCTGGGCTTTTCCCTGCGCGATATCTCGGACTATCTCAGCCTCTACGATGCCAATCGCAGCCAGCAGGTTCACCTGCTGATCGACAAGGTCGATGAACGCCTCGCCTCGCTTGAACGTCAGCGCGACGACCTGGAAACCACCATTAACGAGCTGCGCGAAATCAGACGGCTCGTTGACGAGCGCCCCGCCAAGGCAGGCTAG
- a CDS encoding long-chain-fatty-acid--CoA ligase, producing MAPKAPKNTATHLRPWIASYPEGIVWDAELDTRPVHEQVLAACARNPSATALDFLGGTTSFGDLAKKIIAFAGALQRQFGVKKGSRVALMLPNTPFYPIAYYAVLRAGGTVVNCNPLYTVHELSHITESAGADVMVTLDLQQIFEKAEKLVQAGHVKSLVVCHFPDALPLVKKVLFSVVKRKDLAKLKSSPIADRISHFHTMVERGEPPTPVVIDAHNDIAVQQYTGGTTGLPKGAQLTHANIAANMSQIDKWGCGLFYPPSKVVAVLPFFHIFAMTVCMNVPLCNGTQVVMLPRFELKALLNLFERTRANVLPAVPTLLSAIARADSATAEKLASLEVAISGGAALPNEVRSAFARKSKAVLAEGYGLTEASPVVCCAALRVASKPMSIGMPLPGTDIRFVNLESNQPVGIGEDGELQVKGAQVMVAYHNEPEATEQAFMDGWLRTGDVGHMDDEGYVFLVDRIKDLIICSGFNVYPRTIEEALMNHEAVEETNVIGVPDEYRGEAPIAYVKLRDGKAVTEAQLKNFISDRVSKIEMPREIIFKDALPKTLIGKLSKKELREEYQQSKASS from the coding sequence ATGGCACCCAAGGCACCGAAAAACACCGCCACCCATTTGCGTCCCTGGATTGCCAGCTATCCTGAAGGCATCGTCTGGGACGCCGAACTCGACACCCGCCCGGTGCACGAGCAGGTTTTGGCGGCCTGTGCCCGCAATCCCTCCGCCACCGCCCTGGACTTTCTGGGTGGCACCACCTCCTTCGGTGATCTGGCGAAAAAGATCATCGCCTTTGCCGGCGCCCTGCAGCGCCAGTTCGGCGTTAAAAAGGGTAGCCGCGTCGCGCTGATGCTGCCCAACACGCCATTTTACCCCATCGCCTATTATGCCGTGCTGCGAGCCGGCGGCACCGTGGTCAACTGCAACCCGCTCTACACCGTGCACGAACTCAGCCACATCACCGAAAGCGCCGGCGCCGACGTCATGGTGACACTCGATCTGCAGCAGATTTTCGAGAAGGCCGAAAAGCTGGTGCAAGCTGGCCACGTCAAATCTCTGGTGGTCTGCCACTTCCCCGACGCCCTCCCGCTGGTCAAAAAAGTGCTGTTCTCGGTGGTCAAGCGCAAGGATCTGGCCAAGCTCAAGTCCTCGCCCATCGCCGACCGCATCAGTCATTTCCACACCATGGTCGAGCGCGGCGAGCCGCCGACCCCTGTGGTTATCGACGCCCACAACGATATCGCTGTCCAGCAATATACCGGCGGCACCACGGGCCTGCCCAAGGGCGCCCAGCTCACCCACGCCAATATCGCGGCCAATATGAGCCAGATCGACAAATGGGGCTGTGGCTTGTTCTACCCGCCCTCCAAGGTCGTGGCTGTGCTGCCATTCTTCCACATCTTCGCCATGACGGTCTGCATGAACGTGCCGCTGTGCAATGGCACCCAGGTGGTCATGCTGCCCCGTTTCGAGCTCAAGGCGCTGCTCAACCTGTTCGAGCGCACCCGCGCCAATGTGTTGCCCGCCGTGCCCACCCTGCTCAGCGCCATTGCCCGCGCTGATAGTGCCACCGCCGAAAAGCTGGCGAGCCTGGAAGTCGCCATTTCCGGTGGTGCCGCCCTGCCCAACGAAGTGCGCAGCGCCTTTGCCAGGAAGTCCAAGGCCGTACTTGCCGAGGGCTATGGCCTGACTGAAGCCAGTCCGGTGGTTTGCTGTGCCGCCCTGCGTGTTGCGAGCAAACCCATGTCCATCGGCATGCCGCTGCCGGGCACCGACATTCGCTTCGTCAATCTCGAATCCAACCAGCCCGTCGGCATCGGCGAAGATGGCGAACTCCAGGTCAAGGGCGCCCAGGTCATGGTCGCCTATCACAACGAACCCGAAGCCACCGAGCAGGCCTTCATGGATGGCTGGCTGCGCACTGGCGATGTCGGCCACATGGATGATGAGGGCTATGTGTTCCTGGTCGATCGCATCAAGGATCTGATCATCTGCTCGGGCTTCAATGTCTATCCGCGCACCATCGAGGAAGCGCTGATGAACCACGAGGCTGTCGAGGAAACCAACGTGATCGGCGTGCCTGACGAATATCGCGGCGAAGCCCCCATCGCCTACGTCAAGCTGCGCGATGGCAAGGCCGTCACCGAGGCCCAGCTCAAGAATTTCATTTCAGATCGCGTCAGCAAGATCGAAATGCCGCGCGAAATCATCTTCAAGGATGCCTTGCCCAAGACCCTGATCGGCAAGCTGTCCAAGAAGGAACTGCGTGAGGAATATCAGCAGTCGAAGGCTTCATCGTGA
- a CDS encoding acyl-CoA dehydrogenase, whose protein sequence is MIFALIVISLVVFAVLAMRESPLWQWGVAALVIGLFGRFDFDGGIAFGGGFGLVLALLPGIIMLALSVEAIRKPLLIKPIYGAVKSILPRVSRTEQEALDAGTIGWDAELFSGRPDWTKLNAIRPLTLSAEEQAFLDGPTNEVCAMIDDWDTRNNRADLSPEVWQFFKDKGFLGMLIGKEHGGLGFGAQAQSMVVSKISSRSVAAGITVMVPNSLGPGELLEKYGTPAQKEKYLGRLAKGLEVPCFALTGVHSGSDAGGMRDIGTVTKGTYQGKEVLGVRLSWDKRYITLAPVATLVGLAFILKDPDNLLGKGKDIGITLALVPHDHEGVEIGRRHFPARQAFMNGPTRGTDVFIPMEFLIGGTDYAGQGWRMLMECLSTGRAISLPAIGTTSIKQALRVTSAYARVRRQFGIPVGIMEGVAEPLGEMVKRAYTYESSRRLTASMVDEGQRPAVISALLKYRTTEAMRDSVDDSFDIHGGRAIQDGPTNYLFGGYMATPVAITVEGANILTRTLMTFAQGVLRAHPFLYKEIEAAQNTDKKAGLDQFDAAFGGHTKFMLRNIAASFLHGVSNGAFASTPVETEMAGWYRKLHRYSQAFALTADWTTVILGGQLKRKQKLSGRMADILGDLYLMSATLRRFEDEGRIAEDKPLVDAIMADRIAAMEQTFGEVFANFPNGFVANAMRFLCFPLGRHAKPASDRMNYRFVRDVLRPGAFRDRLTTGLYVSMDPADVTGVLEDAFIKVTEAEEIEAKFIKAARKGVIERRLDRDAVDDAVAAGVLSDNEAGIMRAADEATDRVVQVDDFAPDELAADAKHKVAAQ, encoded by the coding sequence GTGATCTTTGCGCTTATCGTGATCAGCCTCGTTGTCTTCGCCGTGCTGGCCATGCGGGAAAGCCCGCTATGGCAGTGGGGTGTTGCTGCTCTGGTGATCGGCCTGTTCGGCCGTTTCGACTTTGATGGCGGCATCGCCTTTGGCGGTGGGTTCGGCCTGGTGCTGGCCCTGTTGCCGGGCATCATCATGCTGGCGCTCAGCGTTGAAGCCATCCGCAAACCATTGCTGATCAAGCCCATTTACGGGGCAGTCAAATCCATTCTGCCGCGCGTCAGCCGCACCGAGCAGGAAGCGCTGGACGCGGGCACGATCGGCTGGGACGCCGAGCTGTTCTCGGGCCGTCCGGACTGGACCAAGCTCAATGCCATCCGCCCGCTGACTCTGAGTGCGGAAGAGCAAGCGTTCCTAGATGGCCCGACCAATGAAGTCTGCGCCATGATCGACGACTGGGACACGCGCAATAACCGCGCTGATCTGAGCCCCGAAGTGTGGCAGTTCTTCAAGGACAAGGGCTTCCTTGGCATGCTGATCGGCAAGGAGCATGGGGGTCTGGGCTTTGGCGCGCAGGCGCAGTCCATGGTGGTTTCCAAGATTTCGAGCCGCTCGGTGGCGGCGGGTATTACCGTGATGGTGCCGAACTCGCTCGGACCGGGCGAATTGCTGGAAAAATACGGCACGCCCGCGCAGAAGGAAAAATATCTGGGCCGTCTGGCCAAGGGCCTTGAAGTGCCGTGCTTTGCCCTGACCGGTGTGCATTCGGGTTCCGATGCCGGCGGCATGCGCGATATCGGTACGGTCACCAAGGGGACCTATCAGGGCAAGGAAGTGCTCGGCGTTCGCCTGAGCTGGGACAAGCGCTACATCACGCTGGCGCCGGTCGCCACGCTGGTGGGCCTGGCCTTTATCCTGAAGGATCCCGACAATCTGCTCGGCAAGGGCAAGGATATCGGCATCACCCTGGCGCTGGTGCCACACGACCATGAGGGCGTGGAAATCGGCCGTCGCCACTTCCCGGCGCGCCAGGCGTTCATGAATGGTCCGACCCGCGGCACCGATGTGTTCATTCCGATGGAATTTCTGATCGGTGGCACGGACTATGCCGGCCAGGGCTGGCGCATGCTGATGGAGTGTCTGTCGACCGGTCGCGCCATTTCGCTGCCCGCCATTGGCACCACCTCGATCAAGCAGGCGCTGCGCGTGACCTCGGCCTATGCGCGGGTCCGTCGCCAGTTCGGCATTCCCGTGGGCATCATGGAAGGCGTGGCCGAGCCGCTCGGCGAGATGGTCAAGCGCGCCTATACCTATGAATCCTCGCGCCGGCTGACCGCCTCGATGGTCGATGAAGGCCAGCGTCCGGCGGTGATTTCGGCGCTGCTGAAATACCGCACCACTGAAGCCATGCGCGACAGTGTCGATGACAGCTTTGACATCCATGGTGGCCGCGCCATCCAGGATGGGCCGACCAACTATCTGTTTGGTGGTTACATGGCGACGCCTGTGGCGATCACCGTGGAAGGCGCCAATATCCTGACGCGCACGCTGATGACCTTTGCGCAAGGCGTGTTGCGCGCGCATCCGTTCCTCTACAAGGAAATCGAAGCAGCGCAGAATACCGACAAGAAGGCGGGTCTGGACCAGTTTGATGCCGCGTTTGGCGGGCATACCAAGTTCATGCTGCGCAATATCGCGGCCAGCTTCCTGCACGGGGTCAGCAATGGCGCCTTCGCCTCGACCCCGGTCGAAACGGAAATGGCCGGCTGGTACCGCAAGCTGCACCGCTATTCGCAGGCCTTTGCGCTGACCGCTGACTGGACCACAGTGATCCTGGGCGGACAGCTCAAGCGCAAGCAGAAGCTGAGCGGCCGCATGGCCGACATTCTGGGCGATCTGTATCTGATGTCGGCCACGCTGCGCCGGTTTGAGGATGAAGGTCGTATTGCCGAGGACAAGCCGCTGGTCGATGCGATCATGGCTGACCGTATCGCGGCCATGGAGCAGACCTTTGGCGAAGTGTTTGCCAATTTCCCCAATGGCTTTGTGGCCAATGCCATGCGCTTCCTGTGCTTCCCGCTGGGTCGCCATGCCAAGCCTGCCAGCGACCGGATGAACTATCGCTTTGTGCGCGATGTGCTGCGCCCCGGCGCGTTCCGCGATCGTCTGACCACGGGGCTGTATGTCTCGATGGATCCCGCCGACGTGACGGGCGTTCTCGAAGACGCGTTCATCAAGGTGACCGAGGCCGAGGAAATCGAAGCCAAATTCATCAAGGCGGCGCGCAAGGGCGTGATCGAGCGTCGGCTGGATCGTGATGCCGTTGATGATGCGGTGGCGGCGGGCGTCTTGAGCGACAATGAGGCTGGGATCATGCGGGCGGCCGACGAAGCGACCGACCGCGTGGTGCAGGTGGATGATTTTGCGCCAGACGAGCTGGCCGCTGACGCCAAACACAAGGTGGCAGCGCAGTAA